In Babesia bovis T2Bo chromosome 4 map unlocalized Chr4_2, whole genome shotgun sequence, the sequence AATTTAAGCATTAGGTGTAAAACTGACCTATAAACACACATTTTTATCAATTTATTTAAATAAAAATCTTATGAAGCAAGGGGGCAACGTCGTGTCTTGTGACAGCTGCACTCTGTTGCAATATTAAACACACCTTTTCTTGTAAACCAGCTGTGCCCTCAACAATGTATCTTCTACAACGGGAGTGCCCTTTGGAGGCATTTAGAACTGCGGAAGGCTGCATTAAATAGTATTTGTGGTCATTGTTTAATGCAGTGTGTCCCCATGATTTGCGGGTAAACAACACAATTTACCCATTAATTACATCCCCTTGGGGATGATATACCTATGTCAGTATAAATTAATCTCAACCATTTTCAAATTTCTAAACGATTGGCGTAGTACTTTTTGGGGACTGTGGGGGTTTTGTCTAGTACCAACGTTGCAAATTTATGCTCTTATTCGATAGGTTGCCGAAGATTTTGATATCTTTGGTTAAACCTTGAATTGTGTGTcatttatttattttttggTTAGCTGGTTAGTGTGGTTATTGTCATCAGCATTTGCTGATGTTGTTTGTCACTCATTGGAAGCCAGCGATTTTTGTCAACTGCAGGCTTGCACTGTTGTTTTGTACAACATTGTATGTCCATATTTTACTTCTAATCATCAAGGTTCTTGGTGTGTTATTTTTTGAGTTGTCTGTGTCGTCCTGGCGGTTTATCATTCCAATGTTTGTACATTGTCTTGCTGGATACTGACGTTATTCTTCAATTTTGGATCTTCATCTTGTTTACATTAAAGTTCATCACGTTATTTAAGTGTAGGTTTACTTGGATTCTTTACATATCTCTATTGTGTGCGCGTTCTTCTATGTTCTTTTGAGATATTCTTTCGGATTCGTCATTTCCAGTTTTTCTTATGTCCATAGACTTGTCCTAAAAATACACGAGTCTATTATTTGTCGTCtctattgttatattgctTGTGGACGTGTTTAGGTGTTTTGTGCAACTCACCTTCGGATTGAACCACATTTTTTTTACATTTATCATGCTTTACGTGTTTTATCACTATGGATCGTTTTTCTAAGCGTCCCCCTAAAAAGGGTGGTTTTACAAAATCTTcgtcatcttcttcatcatcatcttctgtAAAGGGTAGTTCTCCAGTGGCTCACTCTGGTTCTGATTCTCTCGTCGGCAGAAAAATGCACGCCGCAGTAGACTCCGCTGAAAATAAGCGTGGTAATCGTGGTCGTACATACGGGAAGTCAGGTTACAATGATTACCGTGACAAGTTGGGAGGTTCTAGCAACGGCAAGTTGAATAAATCCGTTTCGGAAGACTATTCTCCAAAGTCTTCACATCCCCCGATGTATAATAAGCATCCTAACAACACAGGTGGTCGTATTTCAATGGATTCTACGGGTCATTCTCGTCCTGAAGCCGTGACATCATCTGAGTCTGGAGGTAATATACCTGGATCACATCCCAAGTCATCTTCTGATGTGGTAGATTCAAAGGTATCACCTTCTCGTGAAATGGGCGTTAAGGAATCAGTAGTTCCACCTCGTGACGTGGCTGTTAAAGACTCAGTAGTTCCTCCTCGTTCTTATGGCATGGTTGCTAAGGGTATTGCCCCTGGAAAAGACTCTCAACCACAAAACGCTCGTCAAGAACCTGCTGTGGTAGTAGATAATCCTGGGAAAGTTCCTTATGATGGAGTGGCTGAACCTGTTCCTCATTATGAACCTCGTCCTGCTAGATCCGGTCATGCACATCGTTCTGGAAAATCTGGCAAAGGTTACAATCACCATGGATATAAGAATCATCCAGTTCCTGAGGATCGTTTGAATGTAGTTGACAGGCCTGTTCAGATGCCTCGTAGGTTTGAGATGGGTCCTGATGTTCAGGGTGCATATGATCCATCATTTTACAACCATGATCGTGTACCTCGTACTGATGTGAAATTTGAGCGTCATTCAGGTGTATCATCTGTTGTTGATGGTCGTTACATTGGATATAGTTACCCTAAGCACCGTCATTCTCCTCGTTATAACCATGTTATGGGTGACACATCACCATTTTCTATACCTTCTAGTGTTGAGGGTGTAAATGGTCATTTCGAGAATGATGTTCGTGAGGAAGATTATAATCGTGGTCCTATGAATATGGGTGTTGCCATGCCTCCATATTCGGGTAATATGGCTGGTCCTGGTATTCCAATGCAAGGTGTGATGCCAGGCATGCCACCTGTATCTATGGGCCCATATGTTGGTCCTCGTTGGGGTCCTTCTCCTCCCGCTCCCCCGGCTCCTCCGTTTGTTGTACCTCCAACTTCGGTTTCACCGGTTGCGGCTGGCGGCATGTTCATTCCTCCTACTTCATCGGTTTCTCGTCCTCCGACATTTCCCGCTCGCAAGAGTTCGGCATTTCAGATTCGCAATCCGGAGACTGGAGAAGTTTTGAATACGGATGCCAAGGCTCCCACTATAGCTCGTCCGAAGATGCCAATTCCTGGACCTCGCAATATTCCACTTCCTCCTATGGTTGACGGTTCGGTGCTCCCTCCTCCACCACCTCCTCCAGTTCAGAGGGGCCCACTTCCTCCTATGGAGGAATCAGGTTCGGTGGGTCCGATGCCGGTACCTCTTATGGTTCCACCTATGGGCATGCCTCATCCCGTCCCTCTCCCTCTTGGACAGGTTGGTCCTGGTATGGGAGTACCTCCAAATGTTCAGGGTGTTGGTGCTATGTATCCTCAATCCTACGCTCAGGGTGGAGGTGCTCCTGGCTTCGCTCCAATGGCTCCCATGATGTACACACAAAGTCCACCATCTTCTGTTACACCCGATCGTTGTGAAGATGAGGATGGTGTTACTGAGCAACTACCTTCTATGGTTTCTGCACCACCTCAGGATGACAGTGTGAAGGCTTCTGCAATTCCTGTTAATGCTCCAATTGTTCCTCCTGAGCCTGAGGGTCGCACAGGTCGTCACCGTGTTCAGAACAAGGCTGTTGAGGTTAATGACCAGACTGTTGATCTTTCTGTTCGTCATCCCATGTGTGACACTGTTGCTCGTTCTGCAGTTCGTGGTCGTATTTCTAGTCGTCGTGTGGATAATACCGATTTCGGCATTCCTCCTAAGGCTGGTACTCCGGAACCTACTCCTGAAGTTCCTGATGACGACAGCAGCAAGCCTTTGGACACCGTGGATGTTGAACAAGTAGTAGACGAAGCTGTTGAGCCCAGTGAGGAATTGACTACTCCCGAGACTGAAGAGACCAATGACATTGATCTTGAACCAGGTGAATCCCGTGACGTTGTGCGTGCCCCTTTCGATGGCTACCGCCTTGCTACTGAGACCCTTGTAATTCTTCCAGATGAATCGGATGATGAATCTGAGGATTCCCCGGACAAGAAGTCTCCTCGTTCTCCGAGGGTGTTACCAGATCCGGGTATTTTAAGTCCAATGGACCTTCAGGGCATTTGCTATAGTGAGACGTTTAA encodes:
- a CDS encoding eukaryotic initiation factor 4G middle domain containing protein, whose protein sequence is MDRFSKRPPKKGGFTKSSSSSSSSSSVKGSSPVAHSGSDSLVGRKMHAAVDSAENKRGNRGRTYGKSGYNDYRDKLGGSSNGKLNKSVSEDYSPKSSHPPMYNKHPNNTGGRISMDSTGHSRPEAVTSSESGGNIPGSHPKSSSDVVDSKVSPSREMGVKESVVPPRDVAVKDSVVPPRSYGMVAKGIAPGKDSQPQNARQEPAVVVDNPGKVPYDGVAEPVPHYEPRPARSGHAHRSGKSGKGYNHHGYKNHPVPEDRLNVVDRPVQMPRRFEMGPDVQGAYDPSFYNHDRVPRTDVKFERHSGVSSVVDGRYIGYSYPKHRHSPRYNHVMGDTSPFSIPSSVEGVNGHFENDVREEDYNRGPMNMGVAMPPYSGNMAGPGIPMQGVMPGMPPVSMGPYVGPRWGPSPPAPPAPPFVVPPTSVSPVAAGGMFIPPTSSVSRPPTFPARKSSAFQIRNPETGEVLNTDAKAPTIARPKMPIPGPRNIPLPPMVDGSVLPPPPPPPVQRGPLPPMEESGSVGPMPVPLMVPPMGMPHPVPLPLGQVGPGMGVPPNVQGVGAMYPQSYAQGGGAPGFAPMAPMMYTQSPPSSVTPDRCEDEDGVTEQLPSMVSAPPQDDSVKASAIPVNAPIVPPEPEGRTGRHRVQNKAVEVNDQTVDLSVRHPMCDTVARSAVRGRISSRRVDNTDFGIPPKAGTPEPTPEVPDDDSSKPLDTVDVEQVVDEAVEPSEELTTPETEETNDIDLEPGESRDVVRAPFDGYRLATETLVILPDESDDESEDSPDKKSPRSPRVLPDPGILSPMDLQGICYSETFKNKPIPSDFIPIYHRDVVLGYAFVSSLHLRKTFLGFKLVPATCNLETSSSRESRSKSYGHGSYSQQSSFSGSSSSGQRNKLFERSKSDQKWRREAKPEQPRVSPFKRGEISREEQFKRTVRGLLNKLTVEKFLTVAENLAVLYEKLTHEEDVDAMADLIIDKSVSELDYSDVYADLAYLISCRFNDNFDVGSKNTLFYRVLLNKLQDSFDALSNVTMTASLLASDNGASVDKPDKALEGEVDTEKDTEKDAEKDAEKDTEKDTEKDAEKDAEKDAEKDAEKDTETPSVNIPRNRTKKWVLGNIRFMGELFLRKVISVGILKRIVCTLLQMDSDGSHIPCEYLVESFLELITTIGYTLEQMPHGPDMLNDYMGHLTNLKKNGNYSLRIVYKIQDLIDLRAKNWVKKVFKERATSVADIHLEAKQEELKGGSIHLNQEGKFTTAGRQARRHYSDYLMNQRQLALSKMVNGVYVAQDKSPDEPVPEPSTAPETSVSCDPVSPVLESSSSSEFPKSALKSDPNKKHPGGVRFADKEPRSPADDVMDVFKHDPPHDRFTVEWNQLEMSHSDCLEALSKMIDKCLNAVSVSKAEIRGDLIAYTIGRLLPSSRCKIEAFSIFETTCLVRLQDEVLDNPGAVSLFARILYKVLDYFYKQPDISLERINLPPEFDLARDLAVRVLDSMKDSEDSLHYARGLLVSSFACFEDHDLSFLDA